One window of the Triticum dicoccoides isolate Atlit2015 ecotype Zavitan chromosome 3B, WEW_v2.0, whole genome shotgun sequence genome contains the following:
- the LOC119276446 gene encoding uncharacterized protein LOC119276446 yields the protein MEAPDEEAGLGLPEDERLLEVTIISAQGLKPPSGLRRRLQAYAVAWVDTAHRLQTQPDRSGGPDPAWHERFLFRVHEAALAEDSRAAVTVEIYASPNGAWHIGGDSLIGSARFLLGDNCLLSRPVGSPAMFAVGVRRPSGRVHGLLNVAASLVAAPPSPAASHALSFSPAVSLSGLPPAVAISSLSTAPISGRVLRVLNRAHPTPPPSPKVLTPKKLQASVKPNNKGSDNQQVAVKLSNKREDDASDQEGEDENTYMGGVMFCGPCVLPFPRKIHTSPSDENLQAFAGIFSSGVGIARRSPGPRH from the coding sequence atgGAGGCGCCGGACGAGGAGGCCGGCCTGGGACTCCCGGAGGACGAGCGGCTTCTGGAGGTCACCATCATCTCCGCGCAGGGGCTGAAGCCGCCTTCTGGACTTCGGCGGCGGTTGCAGGCGTACGCCGTGGCGTGGGTTGACACCGCGCACAGGCTCCAGACGCAACCCGACCGCTCTGGCGGCCCCGATCCGGCTTGGCACGAGCGGTTCCTCTTCCGCGTGCACGAAGCCGCGCTCGCCGAGGATTCCCGCGCTGCCGTCACCGTGGAGATCTACGCCTCACCGAACGGGGCCTGGCACATCGGCGGGGACTCCCTGATCGGATCCGCGCGGTTCCTCCTCGGCGACAACTGCCTCCTGTCCCGCCCCGTTGGGTCCCCAGCCATGTTCGCCGTCGGCGTCCGACGCCCCTCCGGCCGCGTCCACGGCCTCCTCAATGTGGCTGCTAGCCTGGTCGCTGCGCCGCCCTCTCCGGCGGCCTCCCACGCCCTCAGCTTCTCCCCCGCCGTCTCTCTCAGCGGCCTACCCCCTGCCGTCGCCATCAGCAGCCTCTCCACGGCGCCGATCTCAGGCCGCGTGCTGCGCGTCCTCAACCGCGCGCACCCAACACCCCCACCTTCTCCTAAGGTGCTCACACCCAAGAAGCTGCAGGCCTCGGTGAAGCCTAACAATAAGGGATCTGACAACCAGCAGGTTGCGGTGAAGCTAAGTAACAAACGTGAAGACGATGCCAGCGATCAGGAGGGGGAGGATGAGAACACGTACATGGGCGGGGTGATGTTTTGCGGGCCTTGTGTCTTACCATTCCCGAGAAAGATTCACACCAGCCCCTCTGACGAGAACCTGCAGGCCTTCGCTGGCATCTTCTCTAGTGGCGTCGGCATTGCCAGGCGGAGCCCGGGCCCTCGGCACTGA